The genomic segment TCAGCTTCTCCGCATTTCCGTGATCTGCACAGATAAACATCACACCGTCTGCCTCTTTTACAGCATCCACTGCCTTTCCGACACATTCATCCACTGCTTCAATTGCCTGAATTGCTGCTGCTTCCACACCGGTATGACCCACCATATCCGGATTTGCAAAATTGATCACGATCACATCGTAATCTCCGGAACGAATCGCACCTGTCAGTTTGTCGCAGACTTCATAAGCGCTCATCTCAGGTTTCAGGTCATAGGTTGCAACCTTTGGTGATTTAACCAGAATACGTGTCTCACCTTCGTTCGGCTCTTCGACTCCACCGTTGAAGAAGAAGGTTACGTGTGCGTATTTTTCTGTCTCGGCAATTCTTGCCTGTGTCATGTGATTCTTTGCCAGATACTCGCCAAATGTATTGGTAATCTCTTCCTTTACAAATGCAACTTTCTTGTTCGGAATGGTTACATCATATTCGGTAAAGCATACAAATTCTGTCTTTACACGCTCGCCTCTGTCAAATCCGTCAAAATCGTCAGCACAGAATACTCTGGTCATTTCTCTTGCTCGATCCGGGCGGAAGTTAAAGAATACCACAGAATCTCCGTCTTTAATTGTTGCAACCGGTGCTCCGTCTTTTGTTACAACCGTTGGAAGTACAAATTCGTCTGTTACCCCATTCTCGTAAGAAGCCTGAATCCCTGCCGGTGCAGATTCTGTTGTCTCGCCTTCTCCTTTTGTCAGTGCCAGATAAGCTTTTTCCACACGATCCCAGCGATTGTCACGGTCCATTGCATAATAGCGTCCGGAAACCGTTGCAATCTCACCGACTCCGATCTTCTTCATCTCAGCTTCCAGAGCTTCCACGTATTCTTTTCCTGATTCCGGCGGTGTATCACGACCATCCAGGAAGCAATGTACATAAACTTTCTCAAGTCCCTGACGTTTTGCCAGTTCCAGAAGTCCGTAAATGTGGGTATTGTGGCTGTGTACTCCGCCATCTGATACCAGCCCAAACATATGCAGCGCGCTGTCATGCTTCTTTGCATTTGCACAGGCATCAAGAAGTGCCTTATTTTCAAAGAAATCTCCATCCTGAATGGATTTGGTAATCTTTGTCAGATCCTGGTATACAATACGTCCGGCTCCCATATTCAAATGTCCAACCTCAGAGTTTCCCATCTGACCATCCGGAAGTCCTACTGCAAGTCCACTTGCATTTCCTTTTACAAACGGACACTCTGCCATCAACTTATCCATAACCGGTGTCTTTGCCTGAGCAATGGCATTTCCCTTCACGGAATCGCTCAGACCATATCCGTCTAAAATCATCAATACTGTTGTTTTTTTGCTCATAAACTCATCTCTCCTATATTTTTCACTCAGTTTTCATCAAAACCTTATGGTATTGCGTTTACACTTCGTAATTCAGCAACTTTACGCTGTGCATCCTTACTTTCTATCTTTAACAGTCTGTCTCGATCGGAACGTACTGATTCTTTATCAGCAGTGCCGGATCATAATAAATCTGATCTTCCTTCAACAAACTGAACTTTCCGTCTTTTACCTCTGCAATATTTACCGCACAGTTTGCCGGCACACCTCCATGCCAGAAATCAGCAGGATCATCATAAACACTGTTTAAAATTGCTCTTGTCGCACAGCCATGAGAGGAAATCAGAATGGTCTTTTCCTGATAATCCGGATTTGCAATCAGTTCCTGCAAAAAATCTTTTGTCCGTTCACATACCTGTCTGACCGTCTCTCCTCCCGGTGCTCCCGGATATTGAAACGGATCTGTATAAAACAGATTAAATTTGGCAGCCTGATGTGATTCCCGGAACTGTTCTCTGGTCCATCCGTCCCATTCTCCCCAGTTAATTTCCATGATCCGTGGCTCCATTATATATGGAATATCGGCTCCTCCGGTTGCCAGACGCGCTGTTTCAATGGTCCGCTTCAATGGACTGGTAATCACAAGATCAAATGAAATTTCCTTCAGTTTATTTTCATAAGTCTGCTCTGCAAGAATGATCCCCTTCTCATTCAAAGGAACATCATGCCATCCCTGCAGTTTTTTCTGATCATTCCAGTCTGTTTCTCCGTGTCTGATAAAATATAACCGCATAAATGCCTCCACATACATATAAAGAGGTCATCGCAAATGCAACAACCCCTTTTATCTTTTACCTTCTATAAATGACTACTTGTAGTTTACGATCTTTCCGAAATCAGCTTTCAGGGAAGCTCCACCTACAAGACCTCCATCGATATCAGCCTGAGCAAATAATTCCGGAGCTGTTGCAGCATTTACAGATCCACCGTACTGAATACGGATTGCTTCTGCTGTTGCTTCATCATAAATCTCAGCGATACAAGCGCGAATTCCTGCACAAACTTCCTGAGCCTGCTCAGTTGTAGCAGTTTTTCCTGTGCCGATTGCCCAGATTGGCTCGTAAGCGATTACAGTCTCTTTTGCCTGATCTGCGGTTACTCCCTGATATCCAACCTTAACCTGCTGACGGATGAAGTCCATTGTCACACCCTGTTCTCTCTGCTCCAGAGTCTCTCCACAGCACATGATTGGTGTAATCCCGTGTTCAATTGCTTTCAGCACTTTTTTATTTACATCTGTATTGGTCTCGCCGAAGTATTCTCTTCTCTCAGAATGTCCGAGAACAACATATTTTACTCCTGCATCTACCAGCATAGCCGGTGAGATTTCTCCTGTATATGCACCACTCTCTTCGAAGTACATATTTTCTGCTCCAACCTGGATGTTGGTTCCCTTAGCAGCTTCAACAACCGGAATAATGTCAATAGCCGGTACGCAGAATACTACGTCAACTTCTTCGTTTGCTACCAGCGGTTTTAACTCTTCTACAAGGGCAACTGCTTCTGAAGGAGTCTTGTTCATTTTCCAGTTTCCTGCAATGATTTTCTTTCTTGCCATGATTTTCTCTCCTGTCTTATTATTTATCGTTTGCTGCTGCAACACCCGGCAGTTCTTTTCCTTCCAGGAATTCCAGAGAAGCTCCACCACCTGTGGAAATATGAGTCATCTTGTCTCCATATCCAAGCTGGTTAACTGCTGCTGCGGAATCTCCACCACCGATGATTGTTACCGCATCCGTCTCAGCAAGTGCTTTTGCAACTGCTTCTGTACCTGCTGCAAATTTCGGCATCTCGAAACATCCCATCGGTCCGTTCCATACAACGGTCTTTGCATTCTTTACTTCTGCTGCGTAAAGTTTTGCGGTTTCCGGTCCGATATCAAGACCTTCCCATCCGTCCGGAATTTCTCCACGGCCTACAACCTGTGTATTTGCATCATTAGAGAAATCATCAGCGATCACATTGTCAACCGGAAGTAACAGTTTTACTCCCTTATCTTCTGCTTTTTTCAGCATGTCCAGAGCGTACTGGCAGTAATCTTCTTCAAGAAGAGATTTTCCGACATTTCCACCCAGAGCCTTGCTGAATGTATAAGACATTCCTCCTCCGATAATCAGAGTATCTACTTTATCAAGCAGGTTCTCGATAACAGGAATCTTGCTGGAAACCTTAGCTCCACCAAGGATTGCAACGAACGGTCTCTCCGGATTCTCAACTGCGTTTCCGAGGAAATCGATTTCTTTCTGCATCAGATATCCTACAACAGCGGTATCTACATACTTTGTAACGCCTACGTTTGAGCAGTGTGCTCTGTGAGCAGTACCAAATGCATCGTTTACAAATACATCACACAGGGAAGCCAGTTCTTTGCTGAATGCCTCACCGTTTTTGGTTTCTTCTGCTCTGTAACGTGTATTTTCAAGAAGGATAATGTCTCCGTCTTTCATTTCTGCGACTGCAGCTTTTGCGTTTGGTCCGACAACTTCCGGATCAGCAGCAAATTTTACTTCCTGACCAAGCAGTTCAGACAGTCTGACTGCCACAGGTGCCAGTGAAAGTTCCGGAACCGGCTGTCCCTTCGGCTTACCAAGGTGAGAACAAAGAATGATCTTTCCACCATCAGCTACCAGTTTCTTGATGGTCGGCAGCGCTGCAACCAGACGGTTCTCATCTGTGATCTTTCCGTCAATCAACGGAACATTAAAGTCGCATCTTACAAGGACTTTCTTTCCTTTTACATTAATATCATCTACTGATTTCTTATTCAGCATGTTATCTCTCCTTTTTCATCCAGAAAATAAACAAACAGGTCCGGCCCATAACAGACCGGACCCTTTTGAGTCATCTTATCAAATCTTATGCCAGTTCTGAGAAGTATTTGATTGTTCTTACCATCTGGCTTGTGTAAGAGTTCTCATTGTCATACCAGGAAACTACCTGAACTTCTGTTGTTCCGTTATCAAGCGGAAGAACCATTGTCTGAGTAGAATCGAACAGAGAACCGTATGTGATACCAACGATATCGCTGGATACGATTTCATCTTCGTTATATCCGAAGGACTCTGTCTGAGCAGCCTTCATTGCTGCATTGATTCCTTCTACTGTTGCTTCACCTTCAACTACTGCTGTCAGGATTGTTGTGGATCCTGTCGGAGTAGGAACACGCTGAGCAGATCCGATCAGTTTTCCGTTCAGTTCCGGAATAACAAGACCGATTGCTTTAGCAGCACCTGTGCTGTTAGGAACGATATTTACTGCTGCTGCACGAGATCTTCTCAGATCACCTTTTCTCTGCGGTCCATCAAGAGTCATCTGATCTCCTGTGTAAGCGTGGATTGTGCACATGATACCGGATTTGATCGGTGCATAATCATTCAGAGCCTTAGCCATCGGTGCAAGACAGTTTGTTGTACAGGAAGCTGCAGAAATAACTGTATCTTCCGGTTTCAGTGTCTCGTGGTTTACATTGTATACGATTGTCGGCAGATCGTTTCCAGCTGGTGCAGAAATAACAACTTTTCTTGCTCCTGCTTTGATGTGAGCTTCTGCTTTTGCTTTGGATGTGTAGAATCCTGTACACTCCAGAACAACATCAACTTTCAGCTCTCCCCAAGGAAGGTTTGCTGCGTCAGCTTCTGCATAAATCTTGATTGTCTTTCCATCAACTGTGATAGAATCTTCTCCAGCAGATACAGTATCAGCAAGTGCATACTTTCCCTGTGAAGAATCATACTTTAATAAGTGAGCAAGCATCTTAGGAGATGTCAGGTCGTTGATTGCTACAACCTCATATCCTTCTGCTCCGAACATCTGTCTGAATGCCAGACGTCCAATACGTCCGAATCCATTGATCGCTACTCTTACTGCCATGATTAATTCCTCCTAAAGTTTAAAATCTTAACTGTTGCCACAGTTTTATTTGGTAAATCCTTAACATTGTTAAAGATTCATCAACGCTGTTACTATTATATTAAATATGAAATAGAAATTCAAGAAAAATTTATCATTTTGTTTTATTTCAACGTATTTGCTTAAAAACAGGCTTTCTTGACTTAAATTCTGTGTAATATTTAAACCCACACGCCGCTAATATCTCTTCTGCCTGTCCGAACTCATAACCTACATGTTTAGGCTGATGGGCATCTGACCCTACAGTTATGATCTCGCCGCCCAGTTCCCGGTATCTTTTCAGTACATCCGGATGAGGATGTGCAAAGGGCAGTCCATATTTGATTCCGGCTGTATTCAGTTCAATTCCGCGACCAGTCTCGATTACTGCCTGCAAAAGCTCGTCGATCTCATCAGAAAATTTCTGATAAGAATATTCTTTTTCCTGATATTTCCCATATCGTACCACATAATCCAGATGTCCCAGTACATCAAAATCTTTGATCTTTCTGACACATTCTGTCATTTCCCGAAACGTCATCCGATAGACTTCTTCATCTGAATATTCTTCAAAGATTTCTCCATAATACGGATCCAGTCCATTAATATAATGAAGAGAACCGATTACAAAATCAAAAGGATACTTTCCGATAAACTCCCGGTAATGAGGTCCCAGATCTTCTTTCAGGCCGATTTCAATTCCCAGATTGATCTCCAGCCTTCCTTTGTAGGTTTCCCGGGCATCCTGTATTGTATGAACATATTTTTCATAATCCGTAAGAACCATGACTTCTTTGCCCGTCTGACCGTAATCCTCATGATCTGTAATACAGATGGCTTGCAGTTCTTTCCGAAGTGCCGCCTCCGCCATCTCTTCCGGAGTTCCTTTTCCATCATCGGAAAACGTCGTATGCATATGATAGTCCGAAGTAATCACAGGATTGTTCCTCCTCCTAATACATACTCTCCATCATACAGAACCAATGCCTGTCCCGGCGCAGGTGCCCCTTGCGGTTCTTCGAACACACAGGTGATTTCATCTTCACCAGTCTGACTGACTTCGCACCATGCCCCCCGGTGGTTATATCGGATCTTGGCAAATACACGCATTGGATGTTCCAGTTTTTCCACCGACATCCAATTCACATGATTCGCCTTTACAACCGTCTGCATGGATTCCTCTTTTGTCCCGATCACCACTTCATTTGTTTCCGGTCTGATTTCCAGAACAAACGCCGGATGGCCCAAAGACAGTCCCAGTCCTTTCCGCTGTCCTACTGTATAATGAACGATTCCTTTGTGCTGTCCCAGGATCTTCCCGGATCTGTCCACAAAATTACCCGGATTTACCGGAAGTCCCGCCTCATTTTCCAAATATCCTGCGTAGTCTCCGTCCGGGACAAAGCAGATGTCCTGACTGTCTGGTTTGTTTGCTACCAGAAGCCCGATATCTTCCGCAATCTTCCGGATCTGATCCTTTTCGTACTCTCCCACCGGCATCAGTGTTCTTTTCAACTGATCCTGGGTCAGATTATAAAGCGCATAGGTCTGATCCTTTTTCTGCGTTGCAGATTTTTTCAGAGTATATCGGCCGTTCGGAAGACGGACAATTCTGGCATAATGTCCGGTTGCGATATAATCAGCCCCGATTTCCAGTGCTCTTTGCATCATGGATTCCCATTTTACATAACGGTTACATGCGATACAGGGATTCGGGGTTCTCCCTGCCGCATATTCTTCCACGAAATAGTCGATGACCTGCTCTTTGAACTCTCTTTTAAAGTTCATGACATAATAAGGAATCTCAAGTCTGGCCGCAACCCGTCTGGCATCATCCACGGCACTCAGTCCGCAGCAACCGCCATTTTCTTCCATCGCCGCCTGTTCCTCATCCTGCCAGATCTGCATCGTCACACCGATCACGCGATATCCCTGTTCTTTCAGAAGATATGCGGCCACCGACGAATCCACGCCACCCGACATTCCAACCACAACTGTTTTCTGATCCATTTTAGTAATCTTCTTCCTCTTCGCCTTCACTGATGTCATTCTTCGGTTTCTGAAGACCTTCGATCTTAATTCCGTGTTTCTCTGCATAATCCCAGAGTGCAGCATGGATTGCTTCCTCTGCCAGAAGAGAACAGTGTACTTTTACCGGCGGAAGACCGTCCAGTGCTTCCATTACAGCTTTGTTGGTTACTTCCAGCGCCTCGTAAATAGTTTTTCCTTTTACCATTTCGGTCGCCATACTGCTGGTTGCTACTGCTGCTCCACAGCCGAATGTCTTAAATTTCACATCTTGGATCACCTGATTCTCATCGATGTCCAGATAAATTCTCATGATATCTCCGCATTTTGCATTTCCTACGGTTCCTACGCCACTGGCGTTCTCAATTTCGCCTACATTTCTCGGATGCTGAAAATGATCCATTACTTTCTCTGTATACATACTGCAATTCCTCCTAAAATGTTCTGTTATCTTTTATCTAATCTGTCTTTTGATTCTCAGAGATTTCTTCCGGTTTTATTTTTCTTTTGCCTGTTTCTTTACGAAATCCTCATATAATGGAGACATGTTTCTTAAGTTCTGTACAATGTCTTTCAGGCAGTCCACTACATAATCCACATCTTCTTTTGTGGTATCAGCTCCCAGAGTCATACGCAAGGAGCCGTGTGCGATTTCGTGAGGCAGTCCGATTGCCAGAAGTACATGGGACGGATCCAGAGAACCTGATGTACATGCAGATCCGCTGGATGCGCAGATTCCTTTCATATCAAGCATGATCAGAAGGGATTCGCCTTCTACAAACTGGAAGCTGAAGTTTACATTGTTCGGAAGACGTTTGACCGGATCTCCGTTCAGTCTGCAATACGGGATCTCTGCAGAAATTCTCTGAATCATGTAATCTCTCAGTTCTGATTCACGTTTCATACGGTCTTCCATCGAAGCTGCCGCAAGCTCCGCAGCCTTTCCAAGTCCGATGATTCCCGGCACATTTTCTGTACCTGCACGACGTTTTCTTTCCTGTGCTCCGCCGTGTACAAAGGAACGAATCTTCACGCCTTTTCGAATGTAAAGGAATCCGATCCCCTTCGGACCGTTTAATTTATGTCCGCTGGCACTTAACATATCAATTCCCATCTCATCCACATTGATCGGAACCTGGCCGAATGCCTGAACCGCATCTGTATGGAATAAAATGTTATGCTTCTTCGCAATTGCTCCGATTTCTTTAATCGGCTGGATCGTTCCGATTTCATTGTTTGCAAACATAATGCTGATCAACACGGTATCCGGACGAATGGCAGCTTCCACATCCTCCGGTGAAACATTTCCATTTTCATCTACATCCAGATATGTCACTTCATAACCTCTTACCTTTTCCAGATATTCACAGGTATGAAGGATGGCATGATGCTCAATCTTGCTGGTAATGATATGTCCACCGTTTTTTCCATATGCTTCAGCGGTTGCTTTCAGCGCCCAGTTGTCAGATTCTGATCCACCGGCTGTAAAATAAATTTCATCTGTTTTTGCTCCCAGAACACCTGCAATGATCTCACGGCGTTTCGTGATCTCCTCTTTATTTGCTGCTGCAAATCCATATATACTGGACGGATTTCCAAAACGTTCTGTAAAATATGGCAGCATCTCTTCTACTACTTCCGGTGCAGTTCTTGTCGTTGCCGCATTGTCAAGATAAATTAATTTCTTTTCCATGTCTTGTATCTCCTTATTTCTTCTATTTGTCTGTGATTGCCTTTAATTCTTTGTGATTGTCTTAACTTTATTGCAATTCTTTCCTCGCAAATTCAATGTTTACGGACTTTTTGTTACAGTCTGTATCGAATTTTTATCTGTCACAATCTTTTTTGTAGTTATCCCTTACAGTTACGTCCTGAACCGGATGGTTGCTCCGGCATCTTACGACTCTCTGCCAGAATCTGATCCAACATGATCTCATCCACTGTATTG from the Mediterraneibacter butyricigenes genome contains:
- the nifS gene encoding cysteine desulfurase NifS — translated: MEKKLIYLDNAATTRTAPEVVEEMLPYFTERFGNPSSIYGFAAANKEEITKRREIIAGVLGAKTDEIYFTAGGSESDNWALKATAEAYGKNGGHIITSKIEHHAILHTCEYLEKVRGYEVTYLDVDENGNVSPEDVEAAIRPDTVLISIMFANNEIGTIQPIKEIGAIAKKHNILFHTDAVQAFGQVPINVDEMGIDMLSASGHKLNGPKGIGFLYIRKGVKIRSFVHGGAQERKRRAGTENVPGIIGLGKAAELAAASMEDRMKRESELRDYMIQRISAEIPYCRLNGDPVKRLPNNVNFSFQFVEGESLLIMLDMKGICASSGSACTSGSLDPSHVLLAIGLPHEIAHGSLRMTLGADTTKEDVDYVVDCLKDIVQNLRNMSPLYEDFVKKQAKEK
- the gpmI gene encoding 2,3-bisphosphoglycerate-independent phosphoglycerate mutase gives rise to the protein MSKKTTVLMILDGYGLSDSVKGNAIAQAKTPVMDKLMAECPFVKGNASGLAVGLPDGQMGNSEVGHLNMGAGRIVYQDLTKITKSIQDGDFFENKALLDACANAKKHDSALHMFGLVSDGGVHSHNTHIYGLLELAKRQGLEKVYVHCFLDGRDTPPESGKEYVEALEAEMKKIGVGEIATVSGRYYAMDRDNRWDRVEKAYLALTKGEGETTESAPAGIQASYENGVTDEFVLPTVVTKDGAPVATIKDGDSVVFFNFRPDRAREMTRVFCADDFDGFDRGERVKTEFVCFTEYDVTIPNKKVAFVKEEITNTFGEYLAKNHMTQARIAETEKYAHVTFFFNGGVEEPNEGETRILVKSPKVATYDLKPEMSAYEVCDKLTGAIRSGDYDVIVINFANPDMVGHTGVEAAAIQAIEAVDECVGKAVDAVKEADGVMFICADHGNAEKLIDEETGEPFTAHTTNPVPFILFNADPAYSLREGGCLADIAPTLLELMGMEQPKEMSGTSLLVRK
- the gap gene encoding type I glyceraldehyde-3-phosphate dehydrogenase, which produces MAVRVAINGFGRIGRLAFRQMFGAEGYEVVAINDLTSPKMLAHLLKYDSSQGKYALADTVSAGEDSITVDGKTIKIYAEADAANLPWGELKVDVVLECTGFYTSKAKAEAHIKAGARKVVISAPAGNDLPTIVYNVNHETLKPEDTVISAASCTTNCLAPMAKALNDYAPIKSGIMCTIHAYTGDQMTLDGPQRKGDLRRSRAAAVNIVPNSTGAAKAIGLVIPELNGKLIGSAQRVPTPTGSTTILTAVVEGEATVEGINAAMKAAQTESFGYNEDEIVSSDIVGITYGSLFDSTQTMVLPLDNGTTEVQVVSWYDNENSYTSQMVRTIKYFSELA
- a CDS encoding histidinol-phosphatase HisJ family protein is translated as MITSDYHMHTTFSDDGKGTPEEMAEAALRKELQAICITDHEDYGQTGKEVMVLTDYEKYVHTIQDARETYKGRLEINLGIEIGLKEDLGPHYREFIGKYPFDFVIGSLHYINGLDPYYGEIFEEYSDEEVYRMTFREMTECVRKIKDFDVLGHLDYVVRYGKYQEKEYSYQKFSDEIDELLQAVIETGRGIELNTAGIKYGLPFAHPHPDVLKRYRELGGEIITVGSDAHQPKHVGYEFGQAEEILAACGFKYYTEFKSRKPVFKQIR
- a CDS encoding histidine phosphatase family protein, which codes for MRLYFIRHGETDWNDQKKLQGWHDVPLNEKGIILAEQTYENKLKEISFDLVITSPLKRTIETARLATGGADIPYIMEPRIMEINWGEWDGWTREQFRESHQAAKFNLFYTDPFQYPGAPGGETVRQVCERTKDFLQELIANPDYQEKTILISSHGCATRAILNSVYDDPADFWHGGVPANCAVNIAEVKDGKFSLLKEDQIYYDPALLIKNQYVPIETDC
- a CDS encoding phosphoglycerate kinase; this translates as MLNKKSVDDINVKGKKVLVRCDFNVPLIDGKITDENRLVAALPTIKKLVADGGKIILCSHLGKPKGQPVPELSLAPVAVRLSELLGQEVKFAADPEVVGPNAKAAVAEMKDGDIILLENTRYRAEETKNGEAFSKELASLCDVFVNDAFGTAHRAHCSNVGVTKYVDTAVVGYLMQKEIDFLGNAVENPERPFVAILGGAKVSSKIPVIENLLDKVDTLIIGGGMSYTFSKALGGNVGKSLLEEDYCQYALDMLKKAEDKGVKLLLPVDNVIADDFSNDANTQVVGRGEIPDGWEGLDIGPETAKLYAAEVKNAKTVVWNGPMGCFEMPKFAAGTEAVAKALAETDAVTIIGGGDSAAAVNQLGYGDKMTHISTGGGASLEFLEGKELPGVAAANDK
- the nifU gene encoding Fe-S cluster assembly scaffold protein NifU codes for the protein MYTEKVMDHFQHPRNVGEIENASGVGTVGNAKCGDIMRIYLDIDENQVIQDVKFKTFGCGAAVATSSMATEMVKGKTIYEALEVTNKAVMEALDGLPPVKVHCSLLAEEAIHAALWDYAEKHGIKIEGLQKPKNDISEGEEEEDY
- the tpiA gene encoding triose-phosphate isomerase, producing MARKKIIAGNWKMNKTPSEAVALVEELKPLVANEEVDVVFCVPAIDIIPVVEAAKGTNIQVGAENMYFEESGAYTGEISPAMLVDAGVKYVVLGHSERREYFGETNTDVNKKVLKAIEHGITPIMCCGETLEQREQGVTMDFIRQQVKVGYQGVTADQAKETVIAYEPIWAIGTGKTATTEQAQEVCAGIRACIAEIYDEATAEAIRIQYGGSVNAATAPELFAQADIDGGLVGGASLKADFGKIVNYK
- the mnmA gene encoding tRNA 2-thiouridine(34) synthase MnmA, producing the protein MDQKTVVVGMSGGVDSSVAAYLLKEQGYRVIGVTMQIWQDEEQAAMEENGGCCGLSAVDDARRVAARLEIPYYVMNFKREFKEQVIDYFVEEYAAGRTPNPCIACNRYVKWESMMQRALEIGADYIATGHYARIVRLPNGRYTLKKSATQKKDQTYALYNLTQDQLKRTLMPVGEYEKDQIRKIAEDIGLLVANKPDSQDICFVPDGDYAGYLENEAGLPVNPGNFVDRSGKILGQHKGIVHYTVGQRKGLGLSLGHPAFVLEIRPETNEVVIGTKEESMQTVVKANHVNWMSVEKLEHPMRVFAKIRYNHRGAWCEVSQTGEDEITCVFEEPQGAPAPGQALVLYDGEYVLGGGTIL